One region of Cinclus cinclus chromosome 1, bCinCin1.1, whole genome shotgun sequence genomic DNA includes:
- the IMPA2 gene encoding inositol monophosphatase 2 encodes MKPCEEEEEEGRAAAAAAGGGGDPWKECAEVAVQLARRAGQIIRKALTEEKQVSTKTSAADLVTETDHFVENLIISVLKEKFPSHRFIAEESTAAGSKCVLTDSPTWIIDPVDGTCNFVHRFPTVAVSIGFAVNKELEFGVIYHCTEERLYTGRRGQGAFCNDKRLQVSKETDISKALILTEIGPKRDPATLKLFLGNIERLLKAQAHGVRVIGSSTLALCHLASGAADAYYQFGLHCWDLAAATVIIREAGGTVIDTSGGPLDLMSCRVIAAGTREMAMFIAQEIQTIHYRRDDEN; translated from the exons ATGAAGCCgtgcgaggaggaggaggaggaaggacgggcggcggcggcggcggcgggcggcggcggggaccCCTGGAAGGAGTGCGCGGAGGTGGCGGTGCAGCTGGCGCGCCGCGCCGGGCAG ATTATTAGGAAAGCtctgacagaagaaaaacaagtgtcCACAAAGACATCTGCAGCAGATCTTGTGACAGAAACTGATCATTTTGtggaaaatttaattatttctgttctgaaagAGAAGTTTCCCTCCCACAG GTTTATTGCAGAAGAATCCACTGCTGCAGGTTCAAAATGTGTCCTCACTGACAGTCCGACCTGGATTATTGACCCTGTTGATGGAACGTGCAACTTTGTGCACAG aTTTCCAACAGTGGCAGTGAGCATTGGATTTGCTGTTAACAAAGAG CTTGAATTTGGTGTAATTTACCACTGCACTGAAGAACGATTATACACTGGTAGAAGAGGTCAAGGGGCATTTTGTAATGACAAAAGGCTTCAGGTATCAAAAGAGACAG ATATCTCGAAGGCcttaattttaacagaaattgGTCCAAAACGTGACCCTGCAACTTTGAAATTGTTCCTTGGTAACATTGAGAGATTGCTCAAGGCCCAAGCACACGG GGTCCGTGTCATTGGGAGCTCGACGCTGGCCCTGTGCCACTTGGCATCTGGCGCTGCAGACGCCTATTACCAGTTTGGGCTGCACTGCTGGGACCTGGCAGCGGCCACTGTCATCATCAGAGAGGCAGGTGGCACTGTGATAGACACTTCAG GGGGACCTCTGGATCTTATGTCCTGCCGAGTGATCGCTGCAGGCACAAGAGAGATGGCCATGTTCATAGCTCAGGAAATACAAACTATTCACTACCGACGGGACGACGAGAATTAA